A genomic window from Candidatus Andeanibacterium colombiense includes:
- a CDS encoding Hsp33 family molecular chaperone HslO, translating into MNESVPILEDGTGFDRLLGFTLPDRHARGRVVRLGPVLDEILSAHAYPPAIKGLLAEALVLTALLGGLLKDEGSQLTMQVQAPRGIVSLLVCDYREGEVRGYAQFDAERLGRLGSNPSLGALFGTGHLAITFDIAGEGKRYQGIVPLEGASLAEACEGYFAQSEQVPTLIRVGVHTDAGYCVAGGLLVQHLADGEEGRERLHVRMDHPEWEHVAVLAGSTRHDELTDPILSLEEIVWRLFHEEREIRVEKGAALRRGCRCTIEHYRKVLARFPEDERVAMRDENGLIVVDCAFCSRLFEIDL; encoded by the coding sequence TTGAACGAAAGCGTACCCATTCTCGAAGATGGCACCGGGTTCGACCGGCTGCTCGGCTTTACCCTGCCCGATCGCCATGCGCGCGGGCGCGTGGTGCGGCTGGGCCCGGTGCTGGACGAGATCCTCTCCGCACATGCCTATCCGCCGGCGATCAAGGGATTGCTGGCGGAAGCGCTGGTCCTGACCGCGCTGCTCGGCGGGCTGCTGAAGGACGAGGGGAGCCAGCTGACCATGCAGGTCCAGGCCCCGCGCGGGATCGTGTCGCTGCTGGTATGCGATTACCGCGAGGGCGAAGTGCGCGGCTACGCGCAGTTCGATGCCGAGCGGCTTGGGCGACTTGGGAGCAACCCGTCGCTCGGCGCGCTGTTCGGAACCGGCCATCTCGCGATCACCTTCGACATCGCCGGAGAAGGCAAGCGCTACCAGGGCATCGTCCCGCTCGAAGGCGCTTCGCTGGCCGAAGCCTGCGAGGGCTATTTCGCGCAATCCGAACAAGTACCGACGCTGATTCGCGTGGGTGTGCATACCGACGCCGGCTATTGCGTCGCCGGCGGCTTGCTGGTCCAGCATCTGGCCGATGGCGAGGAAGGGCGCGAGCGGCTGCATGTGCGGATGGATCACCCCGAATGGGAGCATGTCGCGGTGCTCGCCGGCTCTACCCGCCACGACGAACTGACCGATCCGATCCTCTCGCTCGAGGAGATCGTCTGGCGCCTGTTCCATGAAGAACGCGAGATCCGGGTAGAAAAAGGCGCGGCGCTGCGACGCGGCTGCCGCTGCACGATCGAACACTACCGGAAGGTGCTGGCCCGCTTTCCGGAAGACGAACGAGTGGCGATGCGCGACGAAAACGGCCTGATCGTGGTCGATTGCGCGTTCTGTTCGCGGCTGTTCGAAATCGATCTATGA